The following are encoded in a window of Haliotis asinina isolate JCU_RB_2024 chromosome 14, JCU_Hal_asi_v2, whole genome shotgun sequence genomic DNA:
- the LOC137261168 gene encoding U3 small nucleolar RNA-associated protein 18 homolog, which produces MLRRAFKRSCVESHSQTDDKLSKQKREDSSLGLDNRETSGNVTTDKELEGIVFGGVDDMLSEIDHGLLKNERKSQKKKHVLTMDEKKPAWDDEFEETETRKLPPVPNWAKMEPDRLDHDVEQLLHRAGDLLVESTCLPAGMLQIKKVADANADDTRGSKIQNVEFHPTARVILTAGSSHRVNLFQIDGKHNPKIQSVFFDDFPIHTAHFSRSGEEIIVGSDRKNFMFYDMIGGKVGNVPKMKRLEGSNLARFEVSPDGKYLVFLGKYGSMHVLSAKTKEWITSLKMNGDVYCVSFTRDSTRMFSFGDTGSVFVWDMNTMSCVHTFTDEGCVKGASIAVSPNNQYVACGSQSGIVNIYDADTCQKSISPKPLKAIMNLTTVCNKAKFNCTSEILAVASNENMKALKLVHFPSLQVFSNFPEQTDRQLQVPKCLDFSPNGGYMAVGNQKGQALLYRLKHYSEY; this is translated from the coding sequence ATGTTGCGAAGAGCATTTAAGCGGTCGTGCGTCGAGTCACACTCTCAGACAGATGACAAACTTTCTAAGCAAAAAAGAGAAGATTCTTCTCTTGGTTTGGACAATCGTGAAACAAGTGGGAATGTAACTACCGATAAGGAACTTGAAGGAATCGTCTTTGGTGGAGTTGATGACATGTTGAGTGAAATTGACCATGGTTTATTGAAAAACGAAAGAAAATCtcaaaagaaaaaacatgttttgacaATGGATGAGAAGAAACCAGCGTGGGATGATGAGTTTGaagaaacagaaacaagaaaGCTACCGCCAGTGCCCAACTGGGCTAAGATGGAACCTGATCGTCTTGACCATGACGTAGAACAGTTGCTCCATCGTGCAGGTGACTTGTTAGTTGAATCTACTTGCCTACCTGCTGGTATGTTGCAGATCAAGAAAGTCGCTGATGCTAATGCAGATGATACCAGGGGAAGTAAGATTCAGAATGTGGAGTTCCACCCTACGGCCAGGGTAATTTTAACAGCAGGATCATCGCACAGAGTCAACCTCTTTCAGATTGATGGAAAGCACAACCCAAAAATCCAGAGTGTCTTTTTTGATGACTTCCCAATACATACTGCTCACTTCAGCAGAAGTGGTGAGGAGATCATTGTTGGATCAGATCGCAAGAATTTCATGTTTTATGATATGATAGGAGGTAAAGTGGGTAACGTGCCTAAGATGAAGAGGCTGGAAGGTAGTAATTTGGCCAGGTTTGAGGTGTCTCCAGATGGCAAATATCTAGTCTTTCTTGGCAAATACGGGTCAATGCATGTTCTGAGTGCAAAAACAAAGGAATGGATTACTTCGTTGAAAATGAATGGGGACGTCTATTGTGTGTCTTTCACAAGAGATAGTACGAGGATGTTTTCGTTTGGTGACACAGGCTCGGTGTTTGTATGGGACATGAATACCATGAGCTGTGTGCACACATTCACAGATGAAGGTTGTGTCAAAGGAGCATCCATTGCTGTGTCCCCAAACAATCAATATGTTGCATGTGGCTCTCAAAGCGGTATTGTCAACATATATGATGCTGATACTTGTCAGAAAAGCATTTCACCAAAACCTCTGAAGGCCATTATGAATCTTACGACTGTCTGTAACAAGGCCAAGTTTAATTGCACATCAGAGATCCTCGCAGTTGCATccaatgaaaacatgaaagctCTTAAGTTGGTTCACTTTCCATCACTTCaagtattttcaaattttcCTGAGCAGACGGACAGACAACTGCAGGTGCCAAAGTGTCTTGACTTTTCACCAAATGGAGGCTATATGGCTGTTGGTAATCAGAAAGGACAGGCTTTGCTTTACAGATTAAAACATTACAGTGAATACTAA